One region of Flavobacterium pisciphilum genomic DNA includes:
- a CDS encoding superoxide dismutase family protein has protein sequence MKKIILSLVVIATIITGCKTKNNSEDSKKLTIALEPKSNSSVSGTATFVEKKGEVTFVAKISGLKPGVHAIHIHEKSDCTAADGSSAGGHWNPTFKKHGKWGVGEYHKGDIGNFTADEKGNGTITLKTDEWCIGCGDPTKDILGKGLIVHQDPDDFTSQPAGNAGARVACSAIIK, from the coding sequence ATGAAAAAAATAATTCTATCTCTTGTAGTAATTGCTACGATTATTACTGGATGTAAAACCAAAAATAACTCAGAAGATTCAAAAAAATTAACCATTGCACTTGAGCCAAAAAGTAATAGTTCTGTATCGGGTACAGCAACTTTTGTAGAGAAAAAAGGCGAAGTTACTTTTGTAGCAAAAATTAGCGGCTTAAAGCCTGGAGTTCATGCAATCCACATTCATGAAAAATCAGATTGTACTGCTGCTGACGGAAGTTCTGCAGGAGGTCACTGGAATCCAACATTTAAGAAACATGGAAAATGGGGTGTTGGAGAATATCACAAAGGGGACATCGGAAACTTTACAGCAGATGAAAAAGGTAATGGAACAATTACATTGAAAACAGACGAATGGTGTATTGGTTGTGGTGATCCAACAAAAGATATTTTAGGAAAAGGATTAATCGTACATCAAGATCCAGACGATTTTACTTCACAACCAGCAGGAAATGCAGGTGCAAGAGTAGCTTGTTCAGCAATCATAAAATAA